From Pelosinus fermentans DSM 17108, the proteins below share one genomic window:
- a CDS encoding flagellar hook-length control protein FliK, translating to MAIMANTIPIEIKPNTSSQTSTSKKNNSSSNKSGVDFGKVLNNQSDKSEKEDASTKKDSAAAQLISGMMGLNAQVNAVPIQNNENLIAELPVDDVGGQLGNANQLTELIGKNVIRLDVATGMNTSQKQLAALLTKGTDVNMAAGNNNTKQFTMQLQEILQNKQLTEQTPVSDPSSNKVSATTNNALLETVPSFALVNSNAVGKTNNMPQVDNKKTTPTQAGVATLDSTQLLDSVDAKPVITSPLLTNVVSAVENMSESGTMLLGGKEQLSVESLLPNQTTNTTETFAGALNQQTIKNESQVAVSDGKQVAQQPVKDSYHVASQIVDQARLISGQKNTEMIIQLKPEHLGELTLKVTVESGVVSASFHSNNSEVRNIIEASLPQLKQELSNQGLKIENVDVYAGLGDFFSNGQHESRQKPEVKVQNKKIEEDFLDALDDSTGIVESTSESGVDYRI from the coding sequence ATGGCTATAATGGCAAATACAATTCCCATAGAGATTAAACCTAACACGTCCTCGCAAACATCTACGAGCAAAAAAAATAATTCTTCTAGTAATAAGTCTGGAGTGGATTTTGGCAAGGTATTAAACAATCAATCAGATAAAAGCGAAAAAGAAGACGCAAGCACTAAAAAGGATTCTGCTGCAGCCCAACTAATTTCAGGAATGATGGGCTTAAATGCACAGGTTAATGCTGTTCCAATTCAAAATAATGAGAACCTTATTGCAGAGCTGCCCGTAGATGATGTTGGAGGGCAATTGGGTAATGCCAATCAACTAACTGAATTAATAGGAAAGAATGTTATCCGATTAGATGTAGCTACTGGTATGAATACTTCTCAAAAACAATTGGCAGCCTTATTGACAAAAGGAACAGATGTAAATATGGCAGCAGGCAATAATAATACTAAGCAATTTACAATGCAGTTACAAGAAATATTGCAAAATAAGCAGCTGACAGAACAAACGCCGGTTAGTGATCCTTCTTCAAACAAAGTAAGCGCAACAACTAATAATGCATTATTAGAAACAGTACCTTCTTTTGCTCTTGTAAACAGTAATGCAGTAGGAAAAACTAATAATATGCCACAAGTTGATAACAAGAAAACAACACCAACTCAAGCAGGAGTTGCGACGCTTGATAGTACTCAGTTGCTTGATTCAGTTGATGCAAAACCGGTCATAACATCTCCCTTATTAACTAATGTTGTTAGTGCGGTGGAGAATATGAGTGAAAGCGGTACTATGTTATTAGGTGGTAAAGAACAATTAAGTGTAGAGAGTCTACTGCCAAATCAAACCACAAATACCACAGAGACTTTTGCAGGTGCCTTAAATCAGCAGACAATAAAAAATGAAAGTCAAGTTGCTGTTTCTGATGGAAAACAAGTAGCACAGCAACCAGTAAAGGATTCTTACCATGTTGCATCACAGATTGTTGATCAGGCTCGCTTAATTTCTGGTCAAAAGAATACAGAAATGATTATCCAGCTAAAACCAGAACATTTGGGAGAACTGACTCTTAAAGTAACCGTGGAGAGTGGTGTGGTTAGTGCGAGCTTCCATTCGAATAATAGTGAAGTCCGTAATATTATTGAAGCATCTCTTCCGCAATTAAAGCAAGAGTTATCGAATCAGGGATTAAAAATTGAAAATGTAGATGTATATGCGGGTTTAGGAGATTTCTTTTCTAATGGACAACATGAAAGCCGACAAAAGCCGGAAGTGAAAGTACAAAATAAAAAGATTGAAGAAGATTTTCTTGATGCACTAGATGATTCTACCGGTATAGTGGAATCTACTTCAGAGTCTGGCGTAGATTATCGTATATAA
- a CDS encoding flagellar FlbD family protein, which translates to MIKVARLKSQEEFVLNAELIETIEETPDTVITLTSGRKLIVEETMDEVVRKVMDYRRAIFGKFR; encoded by the coding sequence ATGATAAAAGTAGCGCGTCTTAAATCCCAAGAGGAATTTGTATTAAATGCGGAATTGATTGAAACAATTGAAGAAACTCCTGATACCGTAATTACCCTTACGAGTGGCAGAAAGTTGATTGTAGAAGAAACCATGGATGAAGTTGTGCGTAAAGTAATGGATTATCGCCGAGCTATTTTTGGTAAGTTTAGATAG
- a CDS encoding flagellar hook capping FlgD N-terminal domain-containing protein, producing the protein MSNVINSAANTGTSTSTTAASSNSSLGKDDFLKLLVTQLQYQNPLDPMDNTEFVAQMAQFSSLEQMQNLNATMANMHASNLIGSTINFSNDSGNLITGIVGGTSTSSGVTSLVVGVDAVQYPAYLPTTTGDLVNCAVSWTDSSKVSHSGVIQSATVDSNGTVQITAVETDSSGTTTTSTFASQQITRLVVPTTVALSKVTETTK; encoded by the coding sequence ATGTCCAATGTAATTAATAGTGCAGCCAATACTGGTACATCTACCAGTACAACAGCGGCAAGCTCAAATAGTTCTTTAGGAAAAGATGATTTTTTGAAATTGCTTGTTACACAACTTCAATATCAAAATCCGTTAGATCCTATGGATAACACAGAATTTGTTGCACAGATGGCGCAATTTTCCAGTCTGGAACAGATGCAAAATTTAAATGCTACTATGGCTAATATGCATGCCAGCAATCTGATCGGCAGTACTATCAATTTCTCAAATGACAGCGGCAATTTGATTACAGGAATAGTGGGAGGAACAAGCACCTCTTCTGGAGTGACTAGTTTGGTTGTTGGAGTAGATGCTGTACAATATCCAGCTTATCTTCCTACCACAACAGGCGACTTAGTTAATTGCGCAGTTAGTTGGACTGATAGCAGTAAGGTTTCTCATTCAGGGGTAATTCAGAGCGCAACGGTTGACAGTAATGGAACTGTGCAGATTACAGCAGTAGAAACAGATTCAAGTGGGACAACAACAACGAGTACCTTTGCATCACAGCAAATCACTAGACTGGTTGTTCCAACTACCGTTGCGCTAAGCAAAGTAACAGAGACTACAAAATAG
- a CDS encoding flagellar basal body-associated FliL family protein, whose product MADGQKKFPMMLMVGMIVFGLLLAGGISYFIATKIVADKAVDKKSSQREPGVFVKLGDAKDGLLINIGGASSGRYLKIGLIVELRPDKKATTAAATGKMPSPEEIKLADTAVYVLRSLKIEDFDPLKQEQLKELLKNEINKSFGDDRVYDVYITNFVLQ is encoded by the coding sequence GTGGCTGATGGTCAAAAGAAGTTTCCGATGATGCTTATGGTAGGGATGATTGTGTTTGGTTTATTATTGGCTGGGGGAATTTCCTACTTTATTGCGACTAAAATTGTTGCTGATAAAGCGGTGGATAAGAAATCTTCCCAACGTGAACCAGGTGTTTTTGTAAAGTTGGGTGATGCAAAAGATGGGCTGCTGATTAATATTGGTGGTGCAAGTAGTGGACGTTACTTGAAAATTGGACTTATTGTAGAGTTAAGACCTGACAAAAAGGCTACTACAGCAGCTGCTACTGGAAAAATGCCTTCACCGGAAGAAATAAAACTTGCAGATACAGCTGTTTATGTATTACGATCTTTAAAAATCGAAGATTTTGATCCTCTCAAGCAAGAACAGTTAAAAGAACTTTTGAAAAATGAAATTAATAAGTCTTTTGGTGATGACCGCGTCTATGACGTATATATTACCAATTTTGTTTTGCAGTAG
- the fliY gene encoding flagellar motor switch phosphatase FliY, with translation MTEGFLSQDEIDALLRGEATSSSSTPELSAMEQDALGEIGNISMGSAATTLSVLLGRRVSITTPRVSVSNLEEIKGQYPLPYLVIEVGYTHGIVGTNVLAIREQDALIIADLMMGGDGLNPPTELNELYMSAVSEAMNQMMGGVATSMSTMFRKKIDIAPPNVNLIDFAVASSITNAVGTDDNIVRVAFRMEVEDLIDSEIMQILPIDVAKEMVDSLMNAVQPPPAAAPVAEAPKAADTSASQDQTAKAQQQVAAASVAKQHIQPVNVQPVQFAPLVQGTMPVTDTNIDLIMDVPLQVTVELGRTRKLIRDILELAPGSVVELDKLAGEPVDILVNGKLIAKGEVVVIDENFGVRITDIISPLERTYNLQ, from the coding sequence ATGACTGAAGGCTTTCTATCCCAAGACGAGATTGATGCCTTACTAAGGGGAGAAGCTACTTCATCCTCTTCAACACCTGAGTTATCCGCAATGGAACAAGATGCCCTTGGTGAAATTGGTAATATTTCTATGGGAAGTGCGGCAACTACATTGTCTGTATTGCTTGGACGCCGGGTATCTATTACTACACCACGTGTATCCGTTTCCAATTTAGAAGAGATCAAGGGGCAATATCCTTTGCCGTACTTGGTTATTGAAGTTGGATATACACATGGCATTGTAGGGACTAATGTTTTAGCGATTCGAGAACAAGATGCATTAATTATTGCAGATTTAATGATGGGAGGGGACGGACTCAATCCACCTACCGAATTAAATGAATTATACATGAGTGCTGTGAGTGAGGCTATGAATCAGATGATGGGTGGAGTAGCGACATCCATGTCAACTATGTTCCGGAAGAAAATCGACATTGCTCCGCCCAATGTAAATTTAATTGATTTTGCAGTTGCTTCCAGCATTACGAATGCTGTTGGAACCGATGATAATATTGTTCGTGTTGCTTTTCGCATGGAAGTTGAAGATTTAATTGATAGTGAAATTATGCAAATTTTACCGATTGATGTAGCAAAAGAAATGGTGGACAGCCTTATGAATGCCGTACAGCCACCACCAGCAGCTGCGCCAGTTGCAGAAGCTCCCAAGGCTGCAGATACATCGGCATCTCAGGACCAGACTGCAAAAGCCCAGCAGCAAGTGGCAGCTGCTTCAGTCGCAAAACAGCACATACAGCCTGTTAATGTACAACCTGTACAATTTGCTCCTTTAGTACAGGGGACGATGCCGGTCACGGATACGAATATTGATCTTATTATGGATGTGCCATTACAAGTGACGGTAGAACTTGGCAGAACTCGTAAATTAATTCGTGATATTCTAGAATTGGCACCTGGTTCAGTAGTAGAGCTGGATAAACTAGCTGGTGAGCCTGTAGACATACTAGTGAATGGGAAGCTGATTGCCAAGGGGGAAGTTGTAGTAATAGATGAAAATTTTGGTGTAAGAATTACTGATATTATAAGTCCATTAGAGCGGACCTATAATTTACAATAG
- a CDS encoding response regulator produces MATRVLIVDDAAFMRMMVKDILSKNGYEIVGEAENGVKALEKYQELKPDLTTMDITMPEMDGITAVKEIKKIDPNAKVIMCSAMGQQAMVVEAIQAGARDFIVKPFQPDRVLEAVRKAVG; encoded by the coding sequence ATGGCGACTAGAGTATTGATTGTTGATGATGCTGCATTTATGCGTATGATGGTTAAAGATATTTTGAGTAAAAATGGATATGAGATCGTAGGTGAAGCGGAAAATGGAGTAAAGGCGTTGGAAAAGTATCAAGAACTAAAACCAGATCTTACGACGATGGATATTACTATGCCAGAAATGGATGGTATCACTGCAGTGAAAGAAATTAAAAAAATTGATCCTAATGCAAAAGTCATTATGTGTAGTGCTATGGGTCAACAAGCAATGGTTGTTGAAGCGATTCAGGCAGGTGCTCGCGATTTTATTGTTAAGCCTTTTCAGCCAGATCGAGTATTGGAAGCTGTTCGCAAAGCGGTTGGTTAA
- a CDS encoding MotE family protein, with the protein MAKKVTPNSQIKINMSTPEKPKKKLGTIVKVLIAIIILLFIAVAGFALGVYLNLIDMKGMTEKWKLNEYPVIGQYFPQPKTNFETVELEEQNQVETPTEANLVVPPAAVPNLSPAVSAIVDDSELQKQTKIRQQEEAKRISKLARLYGGMKPGEAVVILNQLDDPSVLAILNKMEDEQVSKILPLFSPERAAILTQAMLRGGNLN; encoded by the coding sequence AAAAAGTGACGCCTAATTCTCAAATAAAAATAAATATGAGTACGCCTGAAAAACCTAAGAAAAAGCTAGGAACAATAGTTAAAGTATTAATTGCGATCATAATACTGTTATTCATAGCTGTCGCTGGCTTTGCCCTAGGAGTTTATTTGAATTTAATTGATATGAAGGGCATGACTGAAAAATGGAAATTAAATGAATATCCGGTGATTGGACAGTACTTTCCTCAGCCTAAAACTAATTTTGAGACTGTTGAATTAGAGGAACAAAACCAAGTGGAAACTCCTACTGAGGCAAACCTAGTGGTGCCGCCAGCAGCAGTCCCAAATCTATCTCCTGCAGTGTCGGCAATTGTGGATGACTCTGAACTGCAAAAGCAGACTAAGATAAGGCAGCAAGAAGAGGCAAAACGTATTTCTAAATTGGCAAGATTATATGGTGGGATGAAACCTGGCGAGGCCGTTGTTATTTTGAATCAGTTAGATGATCCTTCTGTATTGGCGATTTTAAATAAAATGGAAGATGAACAAGTTTCAAAAATCTTACCGTTATTTAGCCCGGAACGTGCTGCTATCCTTACTCAAGCCATGCTTAGGGGTGGAAATTTGAATTAA
- a CDS encoding flagellar hook protein FlgE has protein sequence MMRSLYAAVSGLKGNQTYMDVIGNNIANVNTTGFKASNVTFQDMLSQTLQGASSPSGTQGGTNPMQVGLGVGVGSISTNFTDGSTQSTGISTNLAISGDGFFVVGTPTNQMYTRSGDFTTDQQGNFVNSAGYSVLGWPADASGVVDTTQPISALQIPVGSTMPAKVSTTITLAGNLNASATALDPAAVAADAAVVATDATTAVTEATNAVTAANTLKAEADAAVAAASAGAPLTAALAAQAAANDALTAANDALTAANDALTAANAAKTAADALVAGTGTAAEALTAANASATAATTAKTKAAAVVTAATAAAAAATASAAVTGADGTTTGNVVTAAGNFSAVAGTAVTAATTLSDATSTAVTSATAAANNDSAQPISYDLYDTQGNKYTLTGSITKTGVNTWTFTPSSTIIGGTDGKTVVANVSGGSSTIKFNADGTFDTSTVFNALTIDPTGGPYEGAGAFTVQPSGSTMTQNGSDSTAKISNTDGYAAGTLNGKTISSTGEIIGSFTNGRTQAIGRVALAVFNNPDGLLSAGGNLYTKTTNSGEAQIGSAGTGGRGTFTPGSLEMSNVDLAQQFTNMIVAQRAFQANSKIITTDDNMLEELVNLKR, from the coding sequence ATGATGCGTTCTTTGTACGCTGCTGTTTCTGGTTTAAAAGGGAATCAAACTTATATGGATGTCATTGGTAATAATATTGCTAATGTAAATACAACAGGTTTTAAAGCGTCTAACGTTACATTTCAAGATATGCTGAGTCAAACACTTCAGGGAGCCTCCAGTCCTTCAGGCACTCAGGGAGGGACAAATCCCATGCAGGTAGGTCTGGGTGTGGGTGTGGGCAGTATTAGTACCAATTTTACTGACGGCAGCACACAGTCAACTGGTATATCAACAAATCTAGCGATTTCAGGTGACGGATTCTTCGTTGTAGGTACCCCTACGAATCAAATGTATACCCGGAGTGGTGATTTTACAACAGATCAGCAAGGAAATTTCGTTAATAGTGCAGGCTATAGTGTATTAGGCTGGCCGGCCGATGCTTCTGGCGTTGTTGATACTACTCAGCCAATATCAGCGTTGCAGATTCCAGTAGGTTCAACGATGCCAGCTAAAGTATCCACCACAATTACCCTTGCTGGTAATTTGAATGCTAGTGCCACGGCATTAGATCCTGCAGCAGTGGCAGCAGATGCTGCAGTTGTAGCGACTGACGCTACGACTGCAGTAACAGAAGCTACTAATGCAGTTACAGCAGCAAATACATTAAAGGCAGAGGCAGATGCAGCAGTTGCTGCTGCATCTGCAGGGGCGCCTTTAACGGCCGCATTAGCTGCTCAAGCCGCAGCTAATGATGCATTAACTGCAGCTAATGATGCTCTAACTGCAGCTAATGATGCTCTAACTGCAGCTAACGCGGCTAAAACAGCAGCAGATGCGTTGGTTGCTGGTACTGGTACTGCAGCTGAAGCTCTAACTGCAGCTAATGCATCTGCAACAGCTGCAACAACCGCAAAAACTAAAGCAGCCGCTGTAGTAACAGCAGCAACTGCAGCAGCAGCAGCAGCAACTGCATCGGCAGCTGTAACAGGCGCTGATGGAACTACTACAGGTAATGTTGTTACAGCGGCTGGAAATTTTTCTGCTGTTGCAGGTACAGCTGTAACAGCAGCTACGACACTTTCTGATGCTACAAGTACAGCTGTAACATCAGCAACTGCTGCAGCTAACAATGACTCAGCTCAACCCATTTCCTATGATTTATATGATACCCAGGGAAATAAATATACACTAACTGGTTCCATTACCAAAACGGGAGTGAATACCTGGACATTTACACCATCATCGACAATCATTGGTGGTACGGATGGGAAAACCGTAGTTGCCAATGTTAGTGGGGGATCGTCTACCATTAAATTTAATGCAGATGGCACCTTTGATACCAGTACGGTATTTAATGCCTTAACCATTGATCCAACTGGCGGTCCATATGAAGGTGCAGGTGCTTTTACCGTGCAGCCTAGTGGTTCGACGATGACTCAAAATGGCAGTGATTCTACTGCGAAAATTAGCAATACTGATGGTTATGCTGCTGGTACTTTAAATGGAAAGACCATTTCTTCTACTGGTGAGATTATTGGTAGCTTTACTAATGGTAGAACACAAGCCATTGGACGGGTCGCTTTGGCTGTATTTAATAATCCTGATGGTTTACTTTCTGCGGGCGGTAACTTATATACAAAAACCACCAATTCAGGAGAGGCTCAAATTGGTTCGGCAGGTACAGGGGGACGTGGTACATTTACTCCTGGCAGCTTGGAGATGTCCAATGTGGATTTGGCACAGCAATTTACCAATATGATTGTTGCGCAGCGTGCATTCCAGGCCAATTCTAAAATTATTACGACTGATGATAATATGTTGGAAGAACTTGTAAACCTTAAACGTTAA
- a CDS encoding TIGR02530 family flagellar biosynthesis protein produces the protein MTDNSIYRLQQSMTPVSPIAGKLINNAKNSQGKQNIAPFEQVLSQELAGVKFSQHALQRLQSRNIKLGQTELLKLNEAVEKASQKGANESLVFMSNSNLALVVSVKNKTVITVMDGANTKDNVFTNIDSAVIV, from the coding sequence ATGACTGACAATAGTATATACCGCCTGCAACAGTCTATGACTCCTGTAAGTCCGATTGCTGGAAAGCTAATCAATAATGCAAAAAATAGTCAAGGGAAACAAAATATTGCACCTTTTGAACAAGTTTTATCCCAAGAGTTAGCAGGTGTAAAATTTTCTCAGCATGCTCTGCAACGGCTGCAAAGCAGGAATATTAAACTGGGGCAGACGGAGTTGCTTAAATTGAATGAGGCTGTAGAAAAAGCTTCACAAAAAGGTGCGAATGAGTCTTTGGTGTTTATGAGTAATAGTAATCTAGCTTTAGTAGTGAGTGTAAAAAATAAAACTGTGATTACAGTTATGGATGGTGCAAATACCAAAGATAATGTATTTACGAATATTGATAGTGCAGTAATTGTATAA
- the fliM gene encoding flagellar motor switch protein FliM: MAGSDVLSQSEIDDLLSALSTGVVSAEEIKDEQKQRKIKVYDFKRPDKFSKDQIRTLYMLHENFARLMNTYLSAHLRTLVHIDVASVDQLTYEEFIRSLPNPSVIGVFQMRPLKGNAILELNPNVIFSIIDRLFGGPGLPPAKTRSLTDIEEAIVKRVINKTLECFSDAWKQVVAIEPKLEIIESNPQFTQIVPPNDMVVIITLHVKIGQVEGLVNICIPYLVLEPIMSKLTTTYWVASSVAKQALPEHINAIQRKLEKAFIPLYVELGRTTVTVQELLGLVVNDVLQLESKIENDLNVIVGQREKFRGKPGLSGHKVALQITQVISEGDENYD; encoded by the coding sequence TTGGCAGGTTCAGATGTGTTATCCCAATCTGAAATTGATGATCTGTTATCTGCATTATCTACAGGTGTAGTATCAGCCGAAGAAATAAAAGATGAGCAGAAACAAAGAAAAATAAAAGTATATGATTTTAAGCGCCCAGATAAATTTTCTAAGGATCAAATTCGTACCTTATATATGCTGCATGAAAATTTTGCTCGTCTTATGAACACTTACCTTTCCGCACATCTTCGGACACTTGTACATATTGATGTAGCTTCTGTTGATCAATTAACGTATGAAGAATTTATTCGTTCATTACCGAATCCAAGTGTTATTGGTGTTTTTCAAATGCGCCCTCTTAAAGGGAATGCGATTCTAGAGCTGAACCCGAATGTAATTTTTTCAATTATTGATCGCTTATTTGGCGGTCCCGGCTTACCTCCCGCCAAAACAAGATCATTAACTGATATTGAAGAAGCGATTGTTAAAAGAGTAATAAACAAAACGCTAGAATGTTTTTCTGATGCTTGGAAGCAAGTGGTTGCGATTGAGCCCAAGTTAGAAATCATCGAATCCAATCCTCAATTTACTCAAATTGTTCCGCCTAATGATATGGTCGTTATTATTACATTACATGTGAAGATTGGTCAGGTAGAAGGATTAGTTAATATTTGTATTCCATATCTAGTACTTGAACCCATCATGTCGAAATTGACGACTACCTATTGGGTTGCTTCTTCCGTTGCGAAACAAGCATTGCCTGAGCATATTAATGCAATACAGCGTAAGCTAGAAAAAGCTTTTATTCCTCTATATGTAGAATTAGGAAGAACGACGGTTACTGTGCAGGAATTATTAGGTTTAGTAGTGAATGATGTATTGCAGTTAGAGAGTAAAATAGAAAATGATCTGAATGTAATTGTAGGTCAACGCGAAAAGTTTAGAGGGAAGCCAGGACTCTCAGGACATAAGGTTGCATTACAAATAACACAAGTAATTTCAGAAGGAGATGAAAATTATGACTGA